GCATTCATTAGCAGATCTCAACACCTCAGCGATAAAAATCGCTAACGGTGAAAATACAGGGCGTAAAGTCGGCTCACCTATCACTGATTTAGCATTGCGCATGTTACGTGATATTGAAGGATCAGAACGCAATTTTTCTCGCGCTTATTTTACTCGAGCTAAAGGCGGCGATTTAATGAAATCCATCACTATTGCGATCCGTAATGGTGATAACAACATTATTGGCCTGCTATGTATCAACGTAAATTTAGATGCGCCATTTTCACAGATCCTACAATCCTTTATGCCAACGGATGAAGCAAAACAAGCAGCATCAAGTGTTAACTTTGCCAGTGATGTTGATGAGCTTGTCGATCAAACTGTTGAGCGTACTATCGAAGAAATTAACGCCGATAAGAACGTATCGAACAACGCTAAAAACCGTCAAATTGTGATGGAGTTGTTTGATAAAGGCATCTTCGATATTAAAGATGCCATCAATCGCGTAGCTGATCGCCTAAATATTTCTAAGCACACCGTTTACTTATATATCCGTCAGCGTAAAACAGAGGACGGAGAGAAGTGA
The sequence above is a segment of the Photobacterium leiognathi genome. Coding sequences within it:
- a CDS encoding helix-turn-helix transcriptional regulator is translated as MVSTDNFGSEVMVDSDIVDSRIFSEHDYIILRSYEAVVDGLAALIGPFCEIVLHSLADLNTSAIKIANGENTGRKVGSPITDLALRMLRDIEGSERNFSRAYFTRAKGGDLMKSITIAIRNGDNNIIGLLCINVNLDAPFSQILQSFMPTDEAKQAASSVNFASDVDELVDQTVERTIEEINADKNVSNNAKNRQIVMELFDKGIFDIKDAINRVADRLNISKHTVYLYIRQRKTEDGEK